GCAATGCACCCGATCGCGGAAAAAGCTTACAAAAAGGCGCAAGAAGCCGCCGCAGCCGCGCAGGCACAGGGCGCACAGGCTCAGGACGGCGCGGCGCAGCCGGCGGACGACAACACGGTTGATGCCGAGTTCCACGCGGAAGACAACAAATAGCAGAGGAGGCGGGGCGGAATGGCAGGAAAAAGAGATTATTACGAAGTTCTCGGCGTAGAACGTTCTGCCTCTGCCGAGGAAATAAAAAAGGCGTACCGCAAGCTGACGAGGAAATATCATCCCGACGCGAACCCGGGCAACGCCGAGGCGGCGGAAAAGTTTAAGGAAATCAACGAAGCAAACGAGGTTCTGAGCGATCCGCAGAAGCGCGCGCAGTATGACCAGTTCGGCTACGTCGGCGACATGCCCGGCGGCGGACAGGGCTTCGGCGGTTTCGGCGGGCAGGGCTTTGAGGGCTTCGGCGACATAGGAGACATTTTCGGGGACATCTTCGGCGGCGGCTTCGGCGGCGGAAGCCGCAGACGCGACCCGAACGCGCCGAGACGCGGCGAGGACCTTGAATACGGGCTTCAGATTTCGCTTGAGGAAGCCTACCGCGGCGTTAAAAAGACAGTCAGCATTCCGCGCTACGACACGTGCGACCACTGCCGCGGAAACGGGGCGGAACCGGGCTCAAAAATCGAGACCTGCCCGACCTGCGGCGGAAGAGGCAAAATCCGCCAGACGATACAGACGCCTTTCGGGCAGATGGTTCAGGAGCACGAGTGCTACGAATGCCGCGGACGCGGAAAGAAAATCGTTTCGCCGTGCCGCGAATGCAGGGGCACGGGACGCGTTCGCAAACAGCACAGCGTTGACGTCAACATTCCGGCGGGCGTTGACACGGGCATAAGGCTCCGCGTTTCGGGACAGGGCGGCGCAGGAGTGAACGGCGGACCTTCGGGAGACCTTTTCATAGTCGTTGAAGTGCGTCCCGACAGCCGTTTTGTCAGGAAAGACGACGACCTTTACACAACGGTTGAAATAACCTATCCGCAGGCGGTTCTCGGCTGCGAGGTTAAAATCGACACGTTTGACGGGCAGGAAGTGCTTGACGTGCCGTCAGGCACCCAGCCGAACACCAAGCTGCGCATAAGGGGGCGCGGGATGCCGAAGCTTCGCTCAAGAAGCGGCGGAAACGGCAATATGAACGTGCTCGTAAAGGTCACGGTGCCGAAAAACCCGACCTCAAAGCAGAAAGAGCTTGTCAGAAAGCTTGCGGAGGAAATGAAAGTCAAAACAAAATAGGCAGTATGCGAAAAATTAACGGCGGGATAAATCCCGCCGTTTTTTGTAGTTTGTAATTGTTTTTTTGGAAGTTTATGCTGTATAATATGCGAAAGGCGGAACGTATTCCGTCAGATTTGTGTGTCAAACCACGAAAAATTTTTTATTGGCTCATAAATAATTTTTGAAAAAGTAAATATTTTTCAGGAGCGGACAAAATGAAAAATTACAGAAAATTTGCAGCGGCTCTGATGCTTTTCGGCTTTGTCTTTTCAACAGTCTCGCCGGCATTGGCAACTGTTGTGACTGCGAACGGTAAAAATGGAACCGCAGACAGCACAGGCATTATAATTTACGACAGCAGTCTTGAAACAAATGTAAATAAACCCAAAGCCGGAGGACCATATTCTATTGCTCTTGGCTACGGCACGACCGCCGGCGGAAATACTGCCACGGCGATGGGTGGATTTACGACTGCCAGTAACGAGTATTCCACGGCGATGGGATACAAAACGACTGCCGGCGGGAACTCTTCCACGTCGATGGGGTACGGTACAAACGCCAGTGGATTAGCTTCTACCTCAATGGGTTATGGAACAAACGCCAGCGGAAAAGCTTCCGCAGCGATGGGTTACAATACGAACGCCGTTGGGCAC
Above is a genomic segment from Candidatus Equadaptatus faecalis containing:
- the dnaJ gene encoding molecular chaperone DnaJ; translated protein: MAGKRDYYEVLGVERSASAEEIKKAYRKLTRKYHPDANPGNAEAAEKFKEINEANEVLSDPQKRAQYDQFGYVGDMPGGGQGFGGFGGQGFEGFGDIGDIFGDIFGGGFGGGSRRRDPNAPRRGEDLEYGLQISLEEAYRGVKKTVSIPRYDTCDHCRGNGAEPGSKIETCPTCGGRGKIRQTIQTPFGQMVQEHECYECRGRGKKIVSPCRECRGTGRVRKQHSVDVNIPAGVDTGIRLRVSGQGGAGVNGGPSGDLFIVVEVRPDSRFVRKDDDLYTTVEITYPQAVLGCEVKIDTFDGQEVLDVPSGTQPNTKLRIRGRGMPKLRSRSGGNGNMNVLVKVTVPKNPTSKQKELVRKLAEEMKVKTK